The Candidatus Abyssobacteria bacterium SURF_5 region GGGCTTTCGCTTATCCTTGGATACAAAGCGAGGTGGGGCGCCCTCGCATTGGTTCTTTTCCTCATACCGACCACGCTGATTTTCCACACAAATTTCGCCGAACCGATGCAGCAAGCAATGTTTATGAAGAACCTGGCTATCATGGGCGGACTGTTAATGATCGCCTCATATGGTCCCGGAAAACTGAGCCTTGATGGGCGGAAAGGGCATCCCACAAAAACACAACCAGCCTGACCGGCACTCGTGGCGTTCCGCGGAATATCGCAGCATGAGGTGTGCAAAACACCGGCGAACATCGCGCTTCATTTCCGACCTGTTCCTCATTCAACGCATTGACAGCGGGCATCCACGTGCGTTATACTGTCAATGAATGAACTGTCATTCACGCTGAGCCATGGCCAAACAAAAATCAAATACAATCCGAGAATCCATTATCGACGCCGCGATCGAGGTCTTCGCGAGAACCGGCTTCTATAAAGCCAAAGCCGCCGAAATCGCCGGCAAGGCCGATGTCGCCGTCGGCACCATCTATAACTATTTCAAAAACAAGGATGACATCCTGATCTCCATTTTCAATGAGCGCATCGGAGAGCTGACCAAGTCAGTCCGCACCGCAATCGAGAAAGTAGAAAAGCCGGAAGAAAAACTCTCGATCATCCTCGATTCCACTATCTCCGTCCTCGAACACGACCGGAAACTTGCAGAGGTCATTACAATCGAGCTGCGGCAAAGCAACAAGTTTTTCTCGAGTACCGCAATCGCATCTGTCACCGAATTCCTGGATCTGATTACAGATGTGATACGGGAGGGCCAGAAGAAAAAAGTCTTCCGGCTGGATATTGATCCGAGGTTCGTATCTCTCACGATTCTCGGCACCATCGAGAATCTGCTCCACGTCTGGGTCCTCGGCGATAAAGTTCCCGAACTCAAATCCAAATATGATATCTCGCTCGTCCAGGGAGCCAAGAATCTGAAGCTGCTGCTCACCCGCGGCCTTCACTGAACTCCCATAAACCTGCCCGTAAAAAATGGGTGTGCAACCAATCCCATTTCAGTCGCACACCCCTAACCTCTCGTTCTTTGGCGGCAAGCACAACAGCGGTAGATTATTTTTTGCTCTTCTTCTGCGGCTTTCCCTTTCGAGAGCCCTTCGCCATTTCCCTCAGTTTCTCCTCGCTCATCGATTCGTACATGCTCTTGGAAGGACCTTTCAACTCCGACTTCTTCTTTTTCCCTCGCTTGGCCGATAGCGCAACGCCCGCAGCTTGTAGCTGCTTCTGTGATTTGGCCGGCATCGCTTTTTCCCTCCTCTCTCAGAATTTTGATTTCAACTCAACCCTCTTCCATACTATTCGCACAAATAGCAGAAAGATCAAGACGCGCGGCTCTCCTAAAGTTTTCAAAAACACAAACAGAAGATAATCCTGCGCCGCGCGGGATCAACGGGAGAGTGCATAAGGAAGAAAGCAAAGAGGTCTTAAACAGGAGATAGCAGAGGCAACAGAGCCGAGAAGCTGATTATCCTCTATCCTCTGCTTTCTTCGGTGTGTCAGGAGAAGTCTGGCTGACTTTATAATCTGAAATGTGATTATCCTGTTAATTGCTCGTCCAGCATGTAGCGGAGCGGGGGGCGAACGGAGCAATTCATTATGCCGAAGCCCCGTGAATCGA contains the following coding sequences:
- a CDS encoding TetR/AcrR family transcriptional regulator, with translation MAKQKSNTIRESIIDAAIEVFARTGFYKAKAAEIAGKADVAVGTIYNYFKNKDDILISIFNERIGELTKSVRTAIEKVEKPEEKLSIILDSTISVLEHDRKLAEVITIELRQSNKFFSSTAIASVTEFLDLITDVIREGQKKKVFRLDIDPRFVSLTILGTIENLLHVWVLGDKVPELKSKYDISLVQGAKNLKLLLTRGLH
- a CDS encoding DoxX family protein, which codes for MDKKFVPLISRILLGHIFLIAGIEKVFNIDGTQAYMASKGMPFTLLFLLAAIAFEAGGGLSLILGYKARWGALALVLFLIPTTLIFHTNFAEPMQQAMFMKNLAIMGGLLMIASYGPGKLSLDGRKGHPTKTQPA
- a CDS encoding DUF3008 family protein, with amino-acid sequence MPAKSQKQLQAAGVALSAKRGKKKKSELKGPSKSMYESMSEEKLREMAKGSRKGKPQKKSKK